One Nocardioides dongkuii genomic window, GCGCTCACCACCGACGAGACGGTGCAGGCCGCCCGCCTCTTCGAGGCGGCCGGCGCCGACGCCATCCACGTGACCGGCTGGGGCCGCAACCCGTTCCGGGACTTCCTCAAGGGACCGCTGCCCGACGAGGTCGGCGCGTACCGCGAGCAGGCCCGGCGGGTGAAGGCCGCCGTCGGCATCCCGGTGATCGCCGTCGGCCGGGTGCTTCCCGAGGTCGGCGAGGAGATCGTCGCCTCCGGGGACGCGGACTTCGTGGCGATGGGCCGGCAGCTGCTCGTCGACCCCCAGCTGGTGAACAAGCTGCGCGCGGGTCGCCGGGAGTCCGTGCGTCCCTGCATCAACTGCTACGTGTGCGTGGAGCAGAACTTCTGGGACGACACCCCCGTCTGCGCCGTCAACCCGGCGCTCGGCGACGAGCAGGCGGCGGTGTTCCTGCCCGTGCCCTCGCCGCGCCACGTCGTGGTGGTCGGCGGCGGACCGGGCGGGATGGAGACCGCGCGGGTCGCGCGGGAGCGGGGGCACCGGGTCACGCTCGTCGAGGCGGGGGACCGGCTGGGCGGGTCGGCGTGGTTCTCCCAGCTGACGACTCCTCCGAACGGCCCGCTGCTGGAGTGGCAGGCCCACGAGCTCGAGCGCCTCGGCGTCGTCGTGCTCCTCGACCACCGGGCCGACGTGGCCTCGATCCTGGCGCTCCGGCCCAGCGTCGTGGTGCTGGCCACCGGCGCGCACCGAGGCCTGCCGGACGTCCCCGGCGCGGACCTGCCGCACGTGCAGACCGGCGACACCCTGCGGGCGATGCTGACCGGCAGCGGCGAGGCGGTCGGCGGCAGCCGCGCGATGCGCTGGGCGGCCCGGGCCGGCCGGTTGACCGGGGTCACGAGCCGGCCCGAGCTGATCCGCCGGGCGACCCGCGCGTTCCTGCCGGTCGGCAAGGACGTGGTGATCGTCGGCGGCTCCCTGGTCGGCCTGGAGCTGGCTGAGTTCTTCGCCGAGCGCGGCCGGTCGGTCACCGTCCTGGAGGCCGGCGCGCAGCTCGGCCTCCCCATGGCGATGCCGCGGCGGTGGAACGCCGTACGACGGGCCACCGACCACGGGGTGCGGGTGGAGCGGCAGGCGACGCTCGAGGAGATCACGCCGGAGACCGTCCGCTTCCGCGACCACGAGGGCCAGCAGCACGCGGTCCCGGCCGACCTCGTCGTGGTCGCCTCGGAGGTGACCTCCGGGGCGCCGCTGGCCCAGCAGCTCGCCGACCGCGGCATCGCCGTCGAGGTCGTCGGCGACGCCGCCGAGGTGGGCTACATCCAGGGTGCGGTCCACACGGCCTGGCGGGTCGCCCGGGAGCTGTGAGGGGGGCCGGTTTCCCCGGTGATCCGGGGAAACCTGATGTTCGGGGCCATCGCGATGCCCCGGAACATCAGGTTCTCCCTGAGAAGTGCGTCCCGGTGTGCCGGTCAGGGCAGGTCGGGCTGCCAGGCCACGCCGTTGATGTGCGCGCCGCCGTCGACGAAGAGCGTGTTGCCGGTCAGGTAGCGGCACTCGTCGCTGGCGAGGAAGACCGCGACCGGCGCGATGTCGGTCAGCGGGTCGCCGATCCGGCCCATCGGGTTGCCCCGGTCGGCCATCTCCTCCATCTCCGGGTGCGCGCCCATCACGCGGCGGAAGGCGGCGCTCTTGGCGCCGGGGCACATCGCGTTGACCACGACGCCCGTCGGCGCCCACTCGCGCGCGGCGGTGCGGGTGAGGGTGCGCAGCGCCTCCTTGGTGGCGTTGTACTCCAGGCTGCCGACGTGCGCGTTGACCCCGTTGAGGCTGCACATGTTGACGACCCGGCCCCAGCCGCGCTCCTTCATGTGGCCGAAGGCGGCCTGCATGGCCCACAGCGGCCCGCGGAAGCCCACCGACAGCGCGCTGTCGATCATCGCGTCGGTCTTGTCCTCGACCCGGCAGATGGTCGCCGCGCCCCACGCGTTGTTGACCAGCACGTCGATCGAGCCGTACGTGCTCACGGCCGCGTCGACCATGGCCTG contains:
- a CDS encoding SDR family NAD(P)-dependent oxidoreductase; translation: MSDTQPLGRLAGRVAVVTGAGDGIGAAVARAYAAEGAKVVVAELSEESGRAVAAEVDGLFVRTDVSDKAQVQAMVDAAVSTYGSIDVLVNNAWGAATICRVEDKTDAMIDSALSVGFRGPLWAMQAAFGHMKERGWGRVVNMCSLNGVNAHVGSLEYNATKEALRTLTRTAAREWAPTGVVVNAMCPGAKSAAFRRVMGAHPEMEEMADRGNPMGRIGDPLTDIAPVAVFLASDECRYLTGNTLFVDGGAHINGVAWQPDLP
- a CDS encoding FAD-dependent oxidoreductase: MRTRRTGQLFTHLLAPGRIGPITLPNRVIMPAMDMNVCHDGVISEEDVEHYVARAAGGTGMVITSASAVSFPVGATSMKEPGLSEDRFIPGLRALADAVHDAGSLLCVQATHHGKVARVDTLEGRPLLVPSQPQESYDLSSLRDNTPAELAAMGAVTQGRTATYREATEEDLAWLVDQFAEAARRVMEAGADAIEIHCAHGYILGGFLSRADNRRTDAWGGSLENRARLACDVIAAVRRAVGDRLAVLVRVAGEEYGEEGALTTDETVQAARLFEAAGADAIHVTGWGRNPFRDFLKGPLPDEVGAYREQARRVKAAVGIPVIAVGRVLPEVGEEIVASGDADFVAMGRQLLVDPQLVNKLRAGRRESVRPCINCYVCVEQNFWDDTPVCAVNPALGDEQAAVFLPVPSPRHVVVVGGGPGGMETARVARERGHRVTLVEAGDRLGGSAWFSQLTTPPNGPLLEWQAHELERLGVVVLLDHRADVASILALRPSVVVLATGAHRGLPDVPGADLPHVQTGDTLRAMLTGSGEAVGGSRAMRWAARAGRLTGVTSRPELIRRATRAFLPVGKDVVIVGGSLVGLELAEFFAERGRSVTVLEAGAQLGLPMAMPRRWNAVRRATDHGVRVERQATLEEITPETVRFRDHEGQQHAVPADLVVVASEVTSGAPLAQQLADRGIAVEVVGDAAEVGYIQGAVHTAWRVAREL